The Haemophilus parainfluenzae genome window below encodes:
- the infA gene encoding translation initiation factor IF-1 translates to MAKEDCIEMQGTILETLPNTMFRVELENGHVVTAHISGKMRKNYIRILTGDKVTVEMTPYDLSKGRIIFRSR, encoded by the coding sequence ATGGCAAAAGAAGATTGCATTGAAATGCAAGGCACAATTTTGGAAACCTTACCAAATACCATGTTCCGCGTTGAGTTAGAAAATGGTCACGTAGTGACTGCACATATTTCTGGCAAAATGCGTAAAAACTATATTCGTATCTTAACGGGTGATAAAGTAACTGTAGAAATGACACCTTATGACTTAAGCAAAGGTCGTATCATTTTCCGTAGCCGTTAA